The Planctomycetota bacterium region CGCACGCCGGTTCCGCTCGAGAAGCTTCCGGCGGGGTCGGCGGTGGGGACTTCGAGTCTCCGGCGGCAGGCGATCCTGAAGTCGCTTTATCCGCATCTGCGGTTCGTGGAGATGAAGGGGAATCTGGACACGCGGCTGGAGAAGTTGCGGCGCGCGCAGTCGTCCCTGGCGGGGATCGTGGTGGCGGCGGCGGGGCTTCGGAGGCTTTATCCGCAGGATGGAATCGCGGCGCAGGTCCTGCCGCGGGACGTGGTGGTGCCGGCGGCGGGTCAGGGGGCGCTGGGGGTGGAGGTGCGCGCGGCGGACGGGGAACTTCGCGAAATCCTGCGGGCGGTTCATCACGAGATCACGGCGGCGTGCGTGGAGGCGGAGCGGGAGCTGCTGCGGCGGCTGGAGGGGGGATGTCAGGTGCCCCTGGGGGCGTACGCGGAGCCGTCGGACGACGGACTCCTGACGCTTCACGCCTGTCTGGCGGCGCCGGACGGCTCGCGCGTCCTGCGGGCCAGCCAGACGGGAACGCTGGAAGATCCGCGGAGCGTGGCCGAGGCTCTCGAGACGCGGCTCGTCTCGATGGGGGCGCGGGAGATTCTGGCGGCGCTTCGTCCGCGGGGCGGGGCGCGCGCTCCGCGGCGGTGAAGCGCCCGTAACGCACGTCTTTCCCGAGTCTCCTTACCGTCGTATAAACTGCAAAGGGGACTCATGCTCCGTCTGGCCGCGGCCGTCCTGGGCGCGCTCCTTCTGGCGCAGGA contains the following coding sequences:
- the hemC gene encoding hydroxymethylbilane synthase, encoding MRGTRLKVGTRGSPLALAQTRLVVERLKAAHPRLDFDLVPIRTSGDRITSAAALRRGGKGLFVKEIEKALLARKVALAVHSMKDLPTELPEGLILGAVLERADPSDVFIGRTPVPLEKLPAGSAVGTSSLRRQAILKSLYPHLRFVEMKGNLDTRLEKLRRAQSSLAGIVVAAAGLRRLYPQDGIAAQVLPRDVVVPAAGQGALGVEVRAADGELREILRAVHHEITAACVEAERELLRRLEGGCQVPLGAYAEPSDDGLLTLHACLAAPDGSRVLRASQTGTLEDPRSVAEALETRLVSMGAREILAALRPRGGARAPRR